A stretch of the Marivirga tractuosa DSM 4126 genome encodes the following:
- a CDS encoding M20 metallopeptidase family protein yields MDLKSEIQSLAKSQFEEIKGLREHLHRNPELSFEEFETAKFISKTLTEWGIEHQTGVADTGTVVLIKGKNPDKKVTALRADIDALPITEQNEVPYKSQNVGVMHACGHDVHTSSMLGTVKILNQLKEHFEGTIKVIFQPGEERVPGGASKMIKEGVLTKPDVNNIIGQHVMPLIDAGKVGFRSGMYMASTDELYMKVIGKGGHGAMPELNVDPVIITAHILVALQQIVSRHASPKIPSVLSFGKVIAEGATNVIPNEVYLEGTFRTMDEEWRASAQKKMRKMAEGMAESMGAKCEFEIRKGYPFLVNEPELTERAKANAIEFLGEENVEDLDLWMAAEDFAYFSQATDACFYRLGVRNEAKGINSSVHTPTFDIDPLALETGMGLMAWLAIKELESK; encoded by the coding sequence ATGGATTTAAAATCAGAGATTCAATCACTGGCAAAGTCACAGTTCGAAGAAATTAAAGGATTACGAGAACATCTGCACCGCAATCCAGAACTCTCATTCGAAGAGTTTGAAACCGCTAAATTCATCAGTAAAACCTTAACAGAATGGGGAATTGAGCATCAAACAGGAGTGGCAGATACCGGCACCGTGGTTTTAATCAAAGGGAAAAATCCAGATAAAAAAGTAACTGCGCTTAGAGCTGATATTGACGCCCTTCCTATTACAGAGCAAAATGAGGTTCCTTATAAAAGCCAGAATGTGGGGGTCATGCACGCTTGTGGGCATGATGTCCATACCTCTTCCATGCTGGGCACAGTAAAAATCTTAAATCAATTAAAAGAACATTTCGAAGGCACGATCAAGGTGATTTTTCAACCAGGAGAGGAAAGAGTTCCGGGTGGCGCATCTAAAATGATTAAGGAAGGCGTTTTGACAAAACCTGATGTGAATAATATCATAGGTCAGCATGTAATGCCTTTAATAGATGCTGGTAAAGTAGGATTCCGAAGCGGCATGTATATGGCCAGCACGGATGAATTATACATGAAAGTCATTGGAAAAGGCGGTCATGGTGCTATGCCAGAATTGAATGTTGATCCTGTCATTATCACAGCCCATATCTTAGTCGCTTTGCAGCAAATTGTAAGCCGACATGCCAGTCCTAAAATCCCATCTGTATTATCTTTTGGGAAAGTAATTGCCGAGGGAGCTACCAATGTAATTCCGAATGAGGTCTATTTAGAAGGTACTTTCCGCACCATGGATGAGGAATGGAGAGCTTCTGCTCAAAAGAAGATGAGAAAAATGGCAGAGGGAATGGCAGAAAGCATGGGTGCTAAATGCGAATTCGAAATCAGAAAAGGCTATCCATTTTTGGTGAATGAGCCCGAATTGACCGAAAGAGCCAAAGCCAATGCCATAGAATTTTTAGGAGAGGAAAATGTGGAGGACTTGGATTTGTGGATGGCTGCTGAAGACTTTGCCTACTTTTCTCAGGCTACCGATGCCTGCTTTTATCGATTAGGAGTTCGAAACGAAGCGAAAGGAATCAACTCCTCTGTACATACCCCAACTTTTGATATTGATCCACTTGCGTTGGAAACTGGAATGGGATTAATGGCTTGGCTGGCAATTAAAGAGTTGGAAAGCAAATAA
- a CDS encoding SPOR domain-containing protein — MNKFGAYIAFFLVGFLIIGCVTTQPTSTASKSYSEDLSQYRPEVDTSYKMVEEESAFRTTSENFEPNADVTELLNKKLDTLAENNKEIRYVNGYSIQVYSGSSSSEAYAARDTARVVLPEIRTDVEYKQPIYKVRVGRFTERLEVQRTLLKLKPKFPSAISVPQRIYIN; from the coding sequence ATGAATAAATTTGGAGCCTATATAGCGTTTTTTTTAGTTGGGTTTTTAATTATAGGTTGTGTAACAACTCAACCTACTTCAACTGCAAGTAAATCATACAGTGAAGATTTAAGCCAATATCGACCTGAAGTTGATACTAGCTATAAAATGGTAGAAGAGGAAAGCGCTTTTAGAACGACAAGTGAAAACTTCGAGCCCAATGCTGATGTCACCGAATTACTGAATAAAAAGCTAGATACCTTAGCAGAGAACAATAAGGAGATTCGCTATGTAAATGGGTACTCAATTCAGGTTTATAGTGGTAGTAGTAGTTCTGAAGCTTATGCTGCCAGAGATACAGCAAGAGTTGTTCTTCCAGAAATAAGAACAGATGTGGAATACAAACAGCCAATTTACAAAGTGAGGGTTGGAAGATTTACAGAAAGACTGGAAGTGCAAAGAACCCTATTAAAACTGAAACCAAAGTTTCCAAGTGCTATCTCCGTTCCGCAAAGGATTTATATTAATTAA